The genomic window TTACAGAAACAAATGTTGCGCAAATTGCTTATCGCTGACGtcaattttttcaagtactttatgtatatgttaatatttagaTACACTGGTCTTTGTATTATGATAATGTAAAGTTCTTGCAGTTGaaacgtgtaatttaatatatccaCGGTCaacaaaaacaatataattatttgttaaaatattaaaatctcaattaaataaagaaagcaaattaattatttcaacataaatataagtatacCTCAAATCACTTTTTTGAAATCTAATAAGGTTATTTACGGAAAagctttaattttataaaacatcaattataatttttaataaataagaaaaatttaggatattttaaataaaatataaaaaattttaaaaattgaaaaaaatttttaatgtaaattagaaaaattataaataaaaaaatttctgtttttatcatttttttacataaaaaaatgtacacaaTTAAAAGAAGTATCTAACAATCTTATTTGACAAACAGGCATGAAAAATCAATACATTGTGTAactaatttagttatttatacgttataaataagtatatactcaattgaaaaatgtaatgacAAAAGTTTCCGCaaggttaaattttattaaaaaaaaaaaaaaaaaattataacgcgCTTAATGAACTTGAATTAGCACGTCATGTCAGTATCATATTCCTGTGATATTGATAACGAGATATCATATAGTAGTATATTGTGCGTGACGAAGATATCGTGCTTATCTCATTGCGTTCTCACGTGATACGTTCTAGCTCAAACAAAATTAGAATCGCTCGTATTACGCAAACGTGATCATAATGCGTGACGAAAACAGTATGAGGTCGGCCAGTAAATAAATTGCTTTGCGTCACATCAATTTATGATGCGcgcgattatttatttttgacaaacTGCAGATGTAACATAGATAAACGATGAACATAACAGATGAGAAAGGATACGATGCCAAAAGAATCGCTAAGTAACTATGCCAACAATCTGGCTCTTTGACAGAGAtttgttctatatattttaaCCGTGTCAATGAGCGGTACATTAATATATACCAGTTATACGatccaaaaaatttatttcgttattttaaGATTCTCGCAATTACAGTAAATTTTGGTGAACCCAAGTCAGCAGCTTATTTGACTTAGAAACTGTGTTACTTgtcaataatgtaatattaatttactttgtAACTCTGATGAAAGCATAAACAATTCAAATctcaaaagttatattaaaaaaaaaagaataattagatataataattcaaaagaatattacatttaaataaatacatatgccatttaaaacaaaatattgctCATTCACGTTAAATAATctctgtatatatttataaagattaaagtCTACAGGAAGTAGATAAAAGTTGAAgcagataaaaatttatctgagaGTTCAATATCTCATTAGAAgacatttatgtacaatttatcAGATTTACTGCAAATATGCacttcttattattaattaaatcggATATCAAACCGAcaatcaaacaaaaatgaaaaaagtgtAATAAGATGAAGAGttgatatttgataaaaaaatgtataaactaagagaaaaaataactaaatttggataaatatttgtttaaatagttacaataaaatatttactaacggtaggtaaatatttactcaataagaaaaaataatagttaaattaaattagtagttCTTGtactgattaaatatttatttacatttagtaaatattttactgcaactattcaaacaaatatttattaaaatttagtaatattttttcaatgtataattaaatataaatatattttttgtataatctctatatgtataaaaaaatttttaaaaaattaaagaataacattgtctttctttataaaaagtaaaattatgacattatacaatattctatatacattatacaatattcTATGTATGATTTTATACATCACATATAAgcaattttttctcatttcttcaaactttatttgttataaaagataatgtaaaaaattattttcaatttttctatatattttatataaatgtaaacatttttactaaaaaagtagtttttttaaaatataaaaaatattcaaaaactatatttattacGTTAGTTTCTTGTGTCTAcagcatttaattaattttctgttaCAAACGACAAGCACTTTTCCAGATCTGAAAACAACTGCTTTATTCgtaaatatacattattgttGAAAATGTACAAGTTGTTCAAACAGTGTAATTATGATAAGATacgttttaacaaattaatacttTGCAGaaacaaattacatttttgaTATAATAGTTTTGAataaacacttttatttttttgcatttggTTGGCTTCTTCAGAAATCTACTAACAGATTATCGTTTTAAAACCACAGAACATAAAGAGATAATCTCTTATTCTTACGTAATATAACGATTGTAAATCTTGCATCATAAACGATAAATCTTGACACTACTAATGcactatcaataataaataaaaaaaaaacgtttgaaaACAAATTATCATGTTGAAAACAAATCTATAATCGCACTACGATTTTTCTggctgaaatatttttttagaaaaacttccttaatttttaatatacatatagagTACTTTGTACGCATacgtgaaatattaataaaatataaaatataaaactgtacaatatataaaaataataaatttaaaattaaaaattaatgatttcttaACAGTAACTGTAAAAGCTAATTTTTCAGTCCAATTTGCAGTTTAGAAGTCTGAAAACTTCTGTAAAAGTTAATTAAGCATAATAGAAAGTTCAAACCGGAATTCCAGCAGACATCGGGAAGAGTCCGTGGGGTCCCCGCTTGACAACGTCGATATTCAGTCGACTCTAGTCGCTCGAGAAAATCGGCTCGCGTCTATCGTCGCTCACGCAAACCACTCGTGATAATGTGAAAGAGCAATTAATACTCGTATATTCTCGGTCCTTCGGTTGTACAAGTGTTCAACAACAATCGTCTTTGTAGTTCAATGATAATCGTCAACGTGCGCTGATCGCGACAACAACGTTGTTCCTTTCTTTCAATACCGTTACTCTAAAAACTTTGAGGAAgctctaattaatatttctgtgattgATACTAATGCAATTGTTTCGCAAAACTCGATTTTACACTACGTCGCTTTCTCTAAAGTTGCGCCACGTTGCACGTCGTACACGTGTACAGAATATTACTTAGCGCACAGCAATTTGCGCGGTGTTACATATGATCATTCATGGTCAGATGTTATTCAACCTGCCGCcaattataacttataatacatcgtattaaaaatattacacgaGATATTATTGTAAGGcgtttctaaaattaataaccgttttttaaaagtatgtttCATTGGTGTATTGTGCTAATTCAAAAATGTCATGTAAACATATGTTCACAAGTGCTTCAATACCAAGTACAATCTTTTACACAATTTTGCATTTGAaggaaaatactaaaaatagttttttgtaaatattcctaattttatctttttttctgaaCAAGTGTGAATTACTCTGCTGTTCATGCCTGTTTATttgttcataaataaatatttgattttaaaattagaataacgGCATGtcataatgttaatattaatcgcAAAACTAATCATTGATcctcaaataaattaaaattatatttactgttTAAGATTGTATTCGAACATTTTTTCATTACTGAAGCGTTTtcatatgttatatataatattttttaattagaataattaatagAGGCTTCTTAAAATAGAACAATGTCATAAATTAAAGAGTGTATAAGCCAAGCAGCGTGCtaaatatagtttataatatcaaataacaattatatgaATACTCAAACGTTTCGATCTATTAGACGTCCTCAATATGTgccattaaaattttcaaaagtcTGGTCGCATTACAATACATATCTTCTGCAtaagctttttattttataaatatcttaattacATTCAACAAATATTGTCACGCATATTCTACACATATATTCTTTACGTACAATTCTCAttatatacaatacaatattttactataatcaCTATAACTCtatcctaaaaataaaaattcaaaaatttacagtgattttttctctcagattttttctctcaaaattAATGCCttttaataaaggaaaatatatattgtaagaattacaaaaagaaaattcgatttttactattatttatcgTAAATTAGTTTTAGACATAATGCCAACTATTAAATCGAATTGATTGTTACCTAGCGTTTAACAGGTCTTGGACTTTACGACAATTTTACGAGCCATTTCACTGCTTGGCAAGTTCCAATGTGTTTTGCAATAAATCATAATAGCCAATGAATTCAAATTCTCGTACTTTACAAACACAATATGCAagagaagtaaaaataaaaataaaaggatcccgtttacagcgagaaatgataataGAATCGACATTGaattgacatcaaaatgataattttgacgtcaaattgatgttgaaatcattattttgatgtcgattccattatcatttttcGCTGGGTTGTAATACAAGATttataatgtcaaaataatcataaatcaaattgtattacaaaatgtatgGAATGAACttgcaaatatttatatcttctcTTCAGATATTACGCAGTCTAAGAAGTGTATTATGATAATTCCACAATCATAATAGAAAAACTGAAGCAATAGTATCAATAcatagttggaaaatttgtgttaagtTTGATATACATTGCATGTCCTAAATGGTTcactaaaatttttgtgtttaatttttgtgataatttaacacaagataaatGTGTTAATAAGTAAGacaaattatgtacaaaattaacacaataaatgtaactttaataaaagttcaaaaacaaattaaaaaaacatatttcttcaataaaattaacatttataatacgtTGATATGTACATTTTATCTTGGAATTAACGTTTCTAAAACTACAttacttttatgttatttatttatttattcataaattgtattatcatattttgtcactaagaaatattgaatattaatttgacacaaaatatttaaaaaattacattgtatgTGAAATTAACACTTgagtatgttaaaaattcaacacaaaaatttaaaaaaaatgttttctactatCTAATATAACTGATAATAGTATAACTGGTaaacaaaacatattttatctttatcgtaacaaagagaaataatagaaaagaaaaaattgtagaaaagtCCAACCGTCTCATCAACACGTACGGAACCAATAACAACAAAAGATGTCGATTATTTCGCTTGCAAATTACTGTCTAATCGTACTACTGATAGTTGCAAACGAGGCCATTGCAAATCCCACTTTACGAAAGGATGAAGAATTCACCATTAGAATCGTCCACACGAATGATATGCACTCGAggtgattttttattttactttttattattagaataaaaaaatatattgtttaaaatatatttctctttcatctcacaaaataaatatatgattgTGCGAACTTGATTGGGTTTCAAGGAAATTGTGTTtccttaaataattgaattactTCCATTATCTTTGCCCTTCGTGCGGTTCGTTTAATACAATTCTGTATCACGCTAACAACAATTATCACCATCaagctaaaaataattacattccaCACCTACATGTCAATTAGAATATTGCACATGTGGTGTTGTTTGTCGAGACAATTTCCTTGTTTCTCTGACAatacaatttatgtaattaaattatctaagaAATTGCCTTGAAAGTTTCTCATGTAATATTTAAGATTCGAGGAAACGTCGCAATTATCGACATCGTGCACACCAGCAGACTCCAAAGCTGGGAAATGTTACGGAGGTTTCGCCAGAATCGCCACTTTGGTCCGTCAAGCGAAATCGGAGTGGCCCTCGACGATCTTTCTGAATGCCGGCGATACTTATCAAGGCACCGCGTGGTATAACAAATATAAGTGGAAGGCGGTTACTTGGTTCATGAATCTCTTGGCGCCAGACGCTATAGTAAATATTATctatacggaaagaacagtttctaaaaattttcaacagtttctaaagtatctaaaaatttagcttgaTACAGAtctgacaataattttgttagaccatcaaaataattatatgcagGACTCTCAAgctgacaaaatataaaaactttgcaGCACGCTTGAAAAaattcttcataattattttaattgtcatacaaaattatttttaaaacatacacAAATAAGTCAGGCAAATAGAAGTTTGAAAGCGCAGTTATTGAGGCGCGAcggtttaattttaaacaatcttGAAATCTTGGctacattaaataaatacaaacgtttcgactttatTTCATTCTCAATGTACAGTGACGATcaaacaatttgaaataaagttttaaaatatttcatattcctATTGGAAGtccaatattattatataaagatacTAAGTACTACGTCTACTGTGGTTAAActgattgaaaattaattaattaattaattaaacaaataaattaaacgtcaataattttgtaaaattgagtTTTTGTTAAGACATTCAAATAACAGCAATAATCTCGGTTTCTATTCTCTCCACataatgtgcgcgcgcgcgcgcgcgcgcgtgtgtgtgtgtgtgtgtgtgtggtaaAACAAAGAtagtttacataatatttaacttaCGCATGTAAAGAttctaattgtaaatttaagttttagtttttttaatttcttcatatGTATCATTTCTGACACTAATGTTTTGCCTAAGACTCTTTTATTATCCATTATCTGTATGTCATTCCAATTAAAATCATGATTGTGACTTTTGTATTTCGTGATAGAATGTGTATTAGAGTtccttttaatataatttttgtgttcagaaattttatcaaaattatgtttacatttgtatttagctaaatttttaaataccttaACAAAACTGTGCACGTTTAAATAAAACTCCaagaatatacaaaaaatatttgaaatgctaaaaatttttttgctaactttattttattattataattaatttataacaattgtgataataataaagtttttgcaCTGCTTTAATATTGCAATTTAGTCTATAAAATAAttggaaatgtaaatatttataaaatttataaaagaagatcAAGcaaatttcaatattcaaataattaagaTAGTTTCGCGCGTCAttgtattcaataaattttgacaGAGTTTGGGCAACCACGAGTTTGATGATGGTGTCGACGGTTTGATACCTTTTATAGAAAATGCCTCGTATCCCATCTTGACGGCAAATCTGGATCTTAGTAAGCAACCGAATCTGGCCGCCACAAAACTGAAGAATAGCACAATTCTCGAAATAAGCGGCAAAAAGATCGGTGTGATCGGTTACCTGACAAATGAAACGAGAATCTTATCATCCactgaaaatgtaattttcaaagATGAGGTGGAATCAATTCAGGAAGAAGTTAAGAAGTTGAAGGAGCAGGGTGTCGACATTCTTATTGCTCTGGGTCATTCGGGCTTCGAGATAGATAAGAAGATCGCCCGGGAAGTTGAGGACATTGATCTGGTAATCGGAGGTCACACAAATACCTTCCTTTATCGCGGTAAACCGCCAGATGTTGAAGCACCAGAAGGTTTTTATCCTACGGAAGTGGTGCAGAAAAGCGGCAGAAAGGTCTATGTTGTACAGGCATACGCATATACCAAATATCTGGGTAATTTCTCCGTGAGTTTCGACATTAAAGGAGAAGTAACGCATATAGAAGGAAATCCGATTCTTGTGGACGCCAGTGTGGGGcaggtaaattttttaaaaagtacaaaaattgctcgaataacaaaactataaaccatattaaataattttaatagagatcaatttgttatattaattcaCTCACATCTTGTGTTTTGGCTCTCATCGGCATTAATTCGTATATTGATTTACTTCTTCAGAGCCTTTCCTAGTTTAAttcatgttaaataaattataacagaatagataaaaaatgtaaaatataatgtaaatttgtGACACTATAATTActcaagaatattatataaagcaagCGTATAACGTTAACAGAATATTTCcatgatattaaaaaacattaaatattcttGGAAAATTAATggtaaaactattttaatttttaataatatgcgTATAATCTCgtataattctaaaaatattgtgtgtttataaaaattacgcaaaaacatttaacatatattgttaatataataaatattgaaaaatacaatatgagaactaatattcattaatatcgTTTCTTATAGGCGGAAGATATTGTAAGGCTGATAAACGAGAAAAGAGGCCCCATCGACGATTTAGAACGGCAAGTGGTCGGAAAAACGCGAGTACTTTTAGATGGGGACAGCAAGAAATGCAGACGACAAGAATGCAACATGGGAAATTTCATCTGCGATGCTATAATCGATTTCGTAAAATTCCTAATTGATATAACAGTTTCTAATAATTGACGTTgcaaaatattcttgaaaattgatatgtttatttttgtcataGTACGCCGAAGAATATTTGAATAATGATGGCTGGACGGATGCAGCCATCGCGGTGCAGAATAGCGGCAGCATCAGAACATCCATTACCAGAAACAGAAACGATCAGGTTTAATTTACTacggattttataaattttcttgttaattttcatacagcacagaatacaatataacatttcagcaatattgcaatatcgcagcaacattgcaacatttcagcaacattgcagaaacattacaAAGTTGCTACAATATTGCTAAATGTTTTGTATTATATGGGTTTGCACTTTTCGCAAaccttattataaaattatttacaggtcACTCGAGGAGACATCATAAGTGTCCTGCCCTTCGGAAACGTCGTTGTCAAAGCTTCCATGACAGGAGAACAGCTCCTTTCTATGCTAGAATGGAGCGTTCATAATCTTAACGATTCAACTTCCACCGGGAATTTATTCGGCGCTTTTCTACAATATTCGGGATTGCAGGCAATTTATTTAACGCTccatctatttattttaaaagagaattatgttcattcttttataaacattattaattttcactACTTTAACTTAATGATTACTTGAacatcaaaaatgttatttaatttacttcgTGTATACTATttcattaaagataaatttgtgTGATTTACAGGTA from Solenopsis invicta isolate M01_SB chromosome 2, UNIL_Sinv_3.0, whole genome shotgun sequence includes these protein-coding regions:
- the LOC105196820 gene encoding protein 5NUC; the protein is MSIISLANYCLIVLLIVANEAIANPTLRKDEEFTIRIVHTNDMHSRFEETSQLSTSCTPADSKAGKCYGGFARIATLVRQAKSEWPSTIFLNAGDTYQGTAWYNKYKWKAVTWFMNLLAPDAISLGNHEFDDGVDGLIPFIENASYPILTANLDLSKQPNLAATKLKNSTILEISGKKIGVIGYLTNETRILSSTENVIFKDEVESIQEEVKKLKEQGVDILIALGHSGFEIDKKIAREVEDIDLVIGGHTNTFLYRGKPPDVEAPEGFYPTEVVQKSGRKVYVVQAYAYTKYLGNFSVSFDIKGEVTHIEGNPILVDASVGQAEDIVRLINEKRGPIDDLERQVVGKTRVLLDGDSKKCRRQECNMGNFICDAIIDFYAEEYLNNDGWTDAAIAVQNSGSIRTSITRNRNDQVTRGDIISVLPFGNVVVKASMTGEQLLSMLEWSVHNLNDSTSTGNLFGAFLQYSGLQVVYDMNQPSNSRVVSVQVRCATCQIPEYTELQKNVTYNVLLNDFIAKGGDGFHMLEGLETVSLGVTTADILERHFKKHSPVHPGVEWRISYKESTKIESTSYNAGTMHQSVGITTSLSIIIWLSLT